The Octopus bimaculoides isolate UCB-OBI-ISO-001 chromosome 13, ASM119413v2, whole genome shotgun sequence genome includes a window with the following:
- the LOC106884325 gene encoding UMP-CMP kinase isoform X2, whose protein sequence is MLTGFSRQSQFKGRLKYFLKTFIQKSSLSSVIMTNRFNVVFILGGPGAGKGTQCANIVENFDYGHLSAGDLLRAERNDSNSQYGALIDKHIKEGSIVPVSITCSLLKKAMEASGKNNFLIDGFPRNKDNLAGWDSEMTETATVKLVLYFTCSEDVCVQRCLKRGETSGRADDNIESLKKRIMTFNSSTKPVIDHYKKLGLVKEVLAESGPSEVFEEVKTIFDNL, encoded by the exons ATGTTAACTGGCTTTTCCCGACAGTCTCAATTTAAAG GTCGtctcaaatattttttgaaaactttcatCCAGAAGTCTTCTTTGTCGTCTGTGATAATGACCAACAGGTTCAATGTTGTGTTTATTCTTGGAGGACCAGGTGCCGGCAAGGGCACACAATGTGCCAATATAGTTGAA aaTTTTGATTATGGACATTTGTCTGCTGGAGATCTCCTCAGGGCTGAGCGCAATGACTCCAATTCTCAGTATGGAGCATTGATTGATAAACACATTAAAGAAGGCAGCATTGTGCCTGTGTCAATCACTTGCTCCCTACTCAAGAAG GCAATGGAAGCCAGtggtaaaaataattttcttattgaTGGATTTCCTCGCAACAAAGACAACTTGGCTGGCTGGGATTCTGAGATGACTGAAACTGCTACAGTGAAACTTGTGCTCTACTTTACCTGCAGTGAAGAT GTTTGTGTACAGCGTTGCTTGAAACGAGGGGAAACAAGTGGTAGAGCTGATGACAATATTGAATCTTTGAAAAAACG TATCATGACTTTTAACAGTTCAACCAAGCCTGTTATTGATCATTACAAAAAGTTGGGCTTAGTCAAGGAAGTTTTGGCTGAATCAGGTCCTTCTGAG gttTTTGAGGAAGTAAAAACTATTTTTGATAacttatga
- the LOC106884325 gene encoding UMP-CMP kinase isoform X1 → MQHQVLQLVAHHKVQQNLLMQASTLAALPRAMVRLKYWKSHGPSSITSVRRTDNDDKNFAISGPVPPNVSNATGRLKYFLKTFIQKSSLSSVIMTNRFNVVFILGGPGAGKGTQCANIVENFDYGHLSAGDLLRAERNDSNSQYGALIDKHIKEGSIVPVSITCSLLKKAMEASGKNNFLIDGFPRNKDNLAGWDSEMTETATVKLVLYFTCSEDVCVQRCLKRGETSGRADDNIESLKKRIMTFNSSTKPVIDHYKKLGLVKEVLAESGPSEVFEEVKTIFDNL, encoded by the exons atgcagCATCAAGTACTTCAACTagtcgcacaccacaaggttcaacagAACCTACTGATGCAAGCCAGCACGCTTGCAGCATTACCACGGGCGATGGTAAGGCTAAAGTATTGGAAAAGCCATGGGCCCTCATCTATCACTTCGGTGAGGCGAACTGAcaacgatgacaagaacttcgcGATTAGTGGCCCAGTCCCTCCAAATGTCTCAAATGCCACAG GTCGtctcaaatattttttgaaaactttcatCCAGAAGTCTTCTTTGTCGTCTGTGATAATGACCAACAGGTTCAATGTTGTGTTTATTCTTGGAGGACCAGGTGCCGGCAAGGGCACACAATGTGCCAATATAGTTGAA aaTTTTGATTATGGACATTTGTCTGCTGGAGATCTCCTCAGGGCTGAGCGCAATGACTCCAATTCTCAGTATGGAGCATTGATTGATAAACACATTAAAGAAGGCAGCATTGTGCCTGTGTCAATCACTTGCTCCCTACTCAAGAAG GCAATGGAAGCCAGtggtaaaaataattttcttattgaTGGATTTCCTCGCAACAAAGACAACTTGGCTGGCTGGGATTCTGAGATGACTGAAACTGCTACAGTGAAACTTGTGCTCTACTTTACCTGCAGTGAAGAT GTTTGTGTACAGCGTTGCTTGAAACGAGGGGAAACAAGTGGTAGAGCTGATGACAATATTGAATCTTTGAAAAAACG TATCATGACTTTTAACAGTTCAACCAAGCCTGTTATTGATCATTACAAAAAGTTGGGCTTAGTCAAGGAAGTTTTGGCTGAATCAGGTCCTTCTGAG gttTTTGAGGAAGTAAAAACTATTTTTGATAacttatga